In the Pedobacter cryoconitis genome, TGCTTGACATTTTACTGCTGGTATCTGTCATTGTAGTCGTTGAAGTATCAGTAGTACTACCAGGTTTTGATGAGTTACAAGCTGAAGCCAAAGAAAGAAATGCAAGAGCCATTGCAACCGTAAAAATTTGCTTTTTCATAAAGTTTAATTTTGTTTTGTCCGTTTTGTAGACTGATATACGGGATCAATAGCCTCCCGGTTTTTTATAAGCAGATTATTCTCTGAGAACTGTAAAATTTAGCATATTAATTTCTACAGGTTCTACAAGATCCCAATAATCTTTCTGATATTTAAAGCTCATGATAGTATCAGAAAGAACACTAAAATGGGGACTGTGCTTTTATCCCCCGCTTCTCTTCCAGCGTATTTGGGTTAAGAAATTCCATCCAGGGTTCAGGGGAGCTGATATTAAAATCTATAAAAGCCTTTTCAATAAAAACTATAACGGTTCCATATTTGGCGGAACTATTTATGCCGCTACAGACCCATTTTATGCATTATTATTTGATCAGCTTTTACAGCGCCAGGGATTTAAAGTCAGAGTATGGCTCAAAAGTGCAAGCATACAATACCTGAAACCTGGTAGATCAGCCCTTTTTTTTACTATTAT is a window encoding:
- a CDS encoding DUF4442 domain-containing protein is translated as MIVSERTLKWGLCFYPPLLFQRIWVKKFHPGFRGADIKIYKSLFNKNYNGSIFGGTIYAATDPFYALLFDQLLQRQGFKVRVWLKSASIQYLKPGRSALFFTIIITDEMLNDAIEALNTSGKFVKAYPMEIKNSAGEVCATVMNEVYVRNLHSGENGPVAY